In Acidimicrobiia bacterium, a single genomic region encodes these proteins:
- the prfA gene encoding peptide chain release factor 1 yields the protein MMERLADLEREFIGVEARLADPELLADQSRYQDVARRYRELGPIVETAQQLRQRREDLETAKEMLTGLDGEDREVMRVEVTEAEADIKRLEAELRTLLLPKDPNEGKNVIVEIRGAEGGEEANLFARDLFEMYQAYSARMGWRLEVLGSDQSDMGGFNDITFLLKGNGVWPRLHQEGGPHRVQRVPVTESQGRIHTSSATVTVLPEAEEVDVAIDTNDLQIDVYRSSGPGGQSVNTTDSAVRITHKPTGLVVAMQDEKSQIQNRAKALQVLRARLLKLEQDKQAAALSGARKIQVGGGGRSEKIRTYNYKENRVTDHRIGLTLHKLDKVLAGELDDVIDALMAAEQTRRLSEGT from the coding sequence ATGATGGAACGGTTAGCCGACCTGGAGCGTGAGTTCATCGGGGTGGAGGCGCGCCTGGCTGACCCCGAGTTGCTGGCCGACCAGAGCCGCTACCAGGACGTGGCCCGGCGCTATCGCGAGTTGGGTCCGATTGTGGAGACGGCGCAGCAACTCCGGCAACGCCGCGAAGATCTCGAGACGGCCAAGGAGATGCTCACCGGTCTCGACGGCGAGGACCGCGAGGTGATGCGGGTGGAAGTCACCGAGGCTGAGGCCGACATCAAGCGCCTGGAGGCCGAGCTACGAACGCTCCTGCTGCCCAAGGACCCTAACGAAGGTAAGAACGTGATCGTGGAGATCCGGGGCGCGGAGGGAGGCGAAGAGGCCAACCTGTTCGCCCGGGACCTGTTCGAGATGTACCAGGCCTACAGCGCCCGTATGGGGTGGCGGCTCGAAGTGCTCGGTTCGGACCAATCCGACATGGGCGGGTTCAACGACATCACGTTCCTGCTGAAGGGGAACGGCGTATGGCCGCGCCTCCATCAAGAGGGTGGTCCCCACCGGGTGCAGCGGGTGCCGGTGACGGAAAGTCAGGGCCGAATCCACACGTCGTCGGCCACTGTCACCGTGTTGCCCGAGGCCGAGGAGGTTGATGTGGCCATCGATACCAACGATCTGCAGATCGACGTCTATCGCTCGTCGGGTCCGGGTGGACAGAGTGTGAACACCACCGACTCCGCCGTGCGCATCACCCACAAGCCCACTGGGCTGGTGGTGGCGATGCAAGACGAGAAGAGTCAGATTCAGAATCGGGCCAAGGCCCTGCAAGTGCTGCGGGCCCGCCTGCTCAAACTGGAGCAGGACAAACAGGCCGCCGCCCTCTCGGGCGCCCGCAAGATTCAGGTAGGCGGGGGTGGAAGGTCGGAGAAGATCCGCACCTATAACTACAAAGAGAACCGCGTCACCGACCATCGCATCGGACTCACCTTGCACAAACTCGACAAGGTGCTCGCCGGTGAACTCGACGACGTGATCGATGCCCTGATGGCGGCCGAGCAGACGCGGCGGCTCAGCGAGGGAACATGA
- the prmC gene encoding peptide chain release factor N(5)-glutamine methyltransferase, with the protein MSPVGWREWRAQGCQRLRDALVDDPDQEIRWIIEQATGRTAAAQAGALDEPVTDREARHFTDMVNRRVAGEPLQYVLGRWGFRTLDLLVDPRVLIPRPETEGVVALALDAVAAVNGPAIAVDLGTGSGAIALSLAAECWPHIELWATDVSTDALAVARANLAALGRRAAGVRLEAGSWYAALPSEIRGRVDVIVSNPPYVAASELLPAEVADWEPRDALVSGPGGLEHIEVIVNGAGEWLTEAGVLVVEIGETQGPAVVQLATKNGFGHATVHPDLAGRPRALVAYR; encoded by the coding sequence ATGAGCCCGGTGGGCTGGCGAGAGTGGCGCGCCCAAGGGTGCCAGCGTCTGCGGGATGCCCTGGTAGATGATCCCGACCAGGAGATCCGCTGGATCATCGAGCAAGCCACCGGGCGCACCGCCGCCGCCCAAGCCGGTGCGCTCGACGAGCCCGTCACCGACCGCGAGGCTCGGCACTTCACGGACATGGTGAACCGCCGGGTAGCGGGGGAGCCGCTGCAATACGTGCTCGGCCGTTGGGGGTTCCGCACTCTCGACTTGTTGGTAGATCCTCGCGTGCTGATCCCGCGCCCCGAGACCGAGGGGGTGGTGGCTCTGGCGCTCGATGCCGTCGCGGCGGTGAACGGGCCGGCGATCGCCGTGGACCTCGGTACCGGTTCGGGGGCTATCGCCCTGTCGCTGGCTGCGGAGTGCTGGCCCCACATCGAACTGTGGGCCACTGATGTTTCCACCGACGCGCTGGCGGTGGCTCGCGCCAACCTCGCTGCGCTAGGCCGCCGGGCCGCCGGCGTGCGGCTGGAGGCCGGCTCCTGGTACGCCGCCCTGCCGTCAGAGATCCGGGGGCGAGTAGACGTGATCGTGTCCAACCCGCCCTACGTGGCGGCATCGGAACTGCTCCCGGCGGAGGTGGCGGACTGGGAGCCACGGGACGCACTGGTATCCGGGCCCGGGGGTCTCGAACACATCGAAGTGATCGTGAACGGTGCCGGGGAATGGCTCACCGAGGCGGGCGTCCTGGTGGTGGAGATTGGAGAGACCCAAGGACCCGCCGTCGTGCAGTTGGCGACGAAGAACGGGTTTGGACACGCCACGGTGCATCCCGATCTCGCCGGTCGTCCCCGCGCCCTGGTGGCGTACCGCTAA
- a CDS encoding threonylcarbamoyl-AMP synthase, with protein sequence MCSGSIPCCAPPLPKSGPTAGVEVAALDDAVAALEAGGVVVLPTDTVYGVAARAGDATATAKLFALKGRLEGVPVAVLCADAAQALTWADQGGTAAVRAVAAQWWPGALTLVVPRRAGLDLALGTPTHTIGLRVPDHAFVQGLAARVGPLATTSANRHGLPTPATAREAGEALGPGVALVVDGPLLNAPPSTVVDTTTWPWTVLRAGAVEAEHVLQLAAATSGSGQ encoded by the coding sequence TTGTGCTCTGGCTCCATCCCCTGTTGTGCCCCTCCGCTTCCCAAAAGCGGCCCGACGGCTGGAGTTGAGGTGGCGGCTTTGGATGACGCAGTGGCGGCGTTGGAAGCCGGCGGCGTGGTGGTGCTTCCGACCGACACGGTCTACGGCGTAGCAGCTCGGGCGGGTGACGCGACCGCCACCGCCAAGTTGTTTGCCCTGAAGGGGCGCTTGGAGGGCGTGCCGGTGGCGGTGTTGTGCGCCGATGCCGCCCAGGCCCTCACCTGGGCCGATCAGGGAGGTACCGCGGCGGTGCGCGCGGTGGCAGCACAGTGGTGGCCGGGTGCGCTCACCCTGGTAGTGCCGCGGCGAGCGGGGCTGGATCTGGCCCTGGGCACACCCACCCATACCATTGGGCTGCGCGTGCCCGATCACGCTTTCGTTCAGGGCCTGGCGGCCCGGGTTGGGCCGCTCGCTACTACCAGTGCCAATCGTCACGGCCTGCCCACCCCGGCCACCGCCCGGGAGGCCGGGGAGGCCCTGGGACCGGGCGTGGCGTTGGTGGTGGACGGCCCGCTCCTCAACGCGCCACCCTCCACCGTGGTGGATACCACGACCTGGCCCTGGACGGTGCTGCGGGCCGGGGCGGTAGAGGCGGAGCACGTGCTGCAACTGGCGGCGGCGACTAGCGGTTCGGGCCAGTAG
- a CDS encoding alcohol dehydrogenase: MRAVVMRRGTLVVDEVDEPRPAPGQVLVQTIACGICGSDLHALAHADEMVKMSQEATEALPEGMRPQIMDPTRDVVMGHEFSAEVLAVGEGGGNVSVGDMVVSLPMAFGPTGLHALGYSNEMPGGYGERMVLSDLACLKVPNGLDPRHAALTEPMAVGLHAVNRSTITPGQAAVVLGCGPVGLAIIAALVARQVEPIVAADFSPTRRDLALAMGAHVAVDPRHEPAIEAWRRLGAKEPLHLYEAVGVPGMIDQAIHDAPRGAQIMVAGVCMETDTIHPMRAIAKEVTIRFVLGYDPSEFGACLTAIAEGTYNVSGMITGTVGLDGVAQAFVDLAHPDGHGKILVEPSLPNRG, encoded by the coding sequence ATGCGGGCTGTGGTCATGCGCCGAGGAACCCTGGTGGTGGACGAGGTGGACGAGCCGCGCCCTGCCCCCGGACAGGTACTGGTCCAGACCATCGCCTGTGGAATCTGCGGCTCTGACCTCCACGCCCTCGCCCATGCCGACGAGATGGTGAAGATGTCGCAGGAGGCCACCGAGGCGCTGCCCGAAGGCATGCGCCCGCAGATCATGGACCCCACCCGAGACGTCGTCATGGGGCACGAGTTCAGTGCCGAAGTGCTGGCCGTGGGCGAGGGCGGGGGCAACGTCTCAGTGGGCGACATGGTGGTGTCGCTCCCGATGGCCTTTGGTCCCACCGGTCTGCATGCCCTGGGTTATTCGAACGAGATGCCCGGTGGCTACGGCGAGCGGATGGTCTTGTCCGACCTGGCGTGCCTGAAAGTACCCAACGGCCTCGACCCTCGCCATGCCGCCCTGACCGAGCCGATGGCGGTGGGCCTCCACGCCGTCAATCGCTCCACCATTACTCCCGGCCAGGCGGCGGTGGTACTCGGCTGTGGCCCCGTGGGACTGGCCATCATTGCTGCCCTCGTGGCGCGGCAAGTTGAGCCCATCGTGGCGGCCGACTTCAGCCCCACCCGCCGAGACCTGGCGCTCGCCATGGGGGCACACGTAGCGGTGGACCCGCGCCACGAGCCCGCCATCGAAGCCTGGCGGCGACTGGGAGCCAAGGAACCGCTGCACCTGTACGAAGCGGTGGGGGTGCCCGGCATGATCGATCAAGCCATCCACGATGCCCCACGCGGCGCCCAGATCATGGTGGCCGGGGTGTGTATGGAGACCGACACGATTCATCCGATGCGAGCCATCGCCAAAGAGGTGACCATCCGCTTCGTCCTCGGCTACGACCCCAGCGAGTTTGGGGCCTGCCTCACCGCGATTGCCGAGGGCACCTACAACGTGTCGGGGATGATCACCGGAACCGTTGGCCTCGACGGGGTAGCGCAGGCGTTCGTGGACCTGGCCCACCCCGATGGGCATGGCAAAATCCTCGTCGAACCCTCACTCCCCAACCGGGGTTAG
- a CDS encoding cyclic nucleotide-binding domain-containing protein: MPMSSDKVDAATIEDLRHLAIFAQMTEPDLVRFLALGQAVDAEAGAVLMDQGDVGLECFFVISGEAGIFSGPDHLATIGSGSIVGEMALIGHRPRNASVVAQGPMRLLSFDIEHFRELLDEMPDARDHVMAVLQARAAQNKSADES; encoded by the coding sequence ATGCCGATGTCATCCGACAAGGTTGACGCAGCGACAATCGAGGACCTACGTCACCTCGCGATATTCGCCCAGATGACCGAGCCCGACCTCGTTCGTTTCCTGGCCCTAGGCCAAGCCGTGGATGCCGAGGCCGGGGCGGTGCTGATGGATCAGGGAGACGTGGGGCTGGAATGCTTCTTCGTGATCTCCGGTGAGGCGGGTATTTTCAGTGGTCCCGATCACCTCGCCACCATTGGGTCGGGTTCTATCGTGGGGGAGATGGCCCTGATCGGCCACCGGCCCCGCAATGCCTCGGTGGTGGCGCAGGGTCCGATGCGTTTGTTGTCCTTCGACATTGAGCACTTCCGGGAGTTGCTCGATGAGATGCCCGACGCCCGTGATCACGTGATGGCCGTGCTACAGGCTCGCGCCGCCCAGAACAAAAGCGCCGACGAGTCCTAG